A region from the Leopardus geoffroyi isolate Oge1 chromosome C2, O.geoffroyi_Oge1_pat1.0, whole genome shotgun sequence genome encodes:
- the LOC123576021 gene encoding keratin-associated protein 20-1-like — translation MSYYGNYYGGLGYGYGGLGCGYGGYGYGGCGYGGYGYGGCGYGGCGYGGYGCGYNGVGYACGGFGYGSNRPSCCRRCFY, via the coding sequence atgTCCTACTACGGCAACTACTATGGAGGTCTAGGTTATGGCTATGGTGGCCTGGGCTGTGGCTATGGCGGCTATGGCTATGGCGGCTGTGGCTATGGCGGCTATGGCTATGGCGGCTGTGGCTATGGCGGCTGTGGCTATGGTGGCTATGGATGTGGCTACAATGGCGTGGGCTATGCCTGTGGAGGCTTCGGGTATGGCTCCAACCGCCCATCTTGCTGCAGAAGATGTTTCTACTGA
- the LOC123610656 gene encoding keratin-associated protein 6-3-like: MCGSYYGNSYGGCGYGGCGYGGCGYGGCGYGGCGYGGCGYGGCGYGGCGYGGCGYGGCGYGGCGYGGCGYGGLGCGYGSCYGCGYGYRSHSLHGCGSGCGY, from the coding sequence ATGTGTGGAAGCTACTACGGAAACTCTTATGGAGGCTGCGGCTATGGAGGCTGTGGCTATGGAGGCTGTGGCTATGGAGGCTGCGGCTATGGAGGCTGTGGCTATGGAGGCTGCGGCTATGGAGGCTGTGGCTATGGAGGCTGCGGCTATGGAGGCTGTGGCTATGGAGGCTGCGGCTATGGAGGCTGTGGCTATGGAGGCTGCGGCTATGGAGGCCTGGGCTGTGGCTATGGCTCCTGCTATGGCTGTGGCTATGGATATCGCTCCCACTCTCTCCATGGCTGTGGCTCTGGCTGTGGCTACTAG